The DNA window AAACCCGGTGGCGCGCGGCCTTGCTCGCCGGCGTCGAGAACCTGCTGCGAAACGCGGAGCTCGAACCCGCCGCGTTGCTGGCCGCGCCCGCGCCAAGCGAGCCTTGCAACCGCAGTCATTGCCCGCGTTGTCTCGCGCAATTCATCACCGATTCCGGCCGGTGCGCGGACTGCGGCGGACGCGAGTTGGTGGCGTTTCGAGTGGAGGGCGGCGTCGCGGCGGATGCGCGACGCTCTTGAGCGGGTCAACGCATTCCACTACTGTTGCGCCATGCCCATTTACGAATTTCACTGTGGCGATTGCGAGAAAGACAGCGAAGTGCTCGTGCGCTCGACGCGATGGGATGGCACGCCGTGTCCGCACTGCGGCTCGAAGTCGCTCACGAAGAAGTTCTCCACCTTCGCCTCGTCCAGAGGAGGAGGAGGAGGGGAACCGGCCTGCACCGGCAAGCCAAGCTC is part of the Verrucomicrobiota bacterium genome and encodes:
- a CDS encoding zinc ribbon domain-containing protein, which encodes MPIYEFHCGDCEKDSEVLVRSTRWDGTPCPHCGSKSLTKKFSTFASSRGGGGGEPACTGKPSSCGMCGTGRAHAH